One part of the Solanum dulcamara chromosome 8, daSolDulc1.2, whole genome shotgun sequence genome encodes these proteins:
- the LOC129900473 gene encoding uncharacterized protein LOC129900473 isoform X1: MKKLNMRSNKKEKEMMGICELEEDKLSQMVRDFIELDCETFQVDELVDDHNNPTTYLSLKDILENVSDAEREILGKILFYWRNMVNNMEPTKLRQWIVNRLRMDEYEASLCKTCWITSSGRPSAFQFTGDYEYIDVMMKEISNGSERVRLIVDIDFRSQFELARPTQEYKELLNSLPSIFVGTEDKLNGIISLLCSAAKQSLKEKGLHVPPWRKASYMHSKWLSHNCKKIALFTPTLHIV, from the exons ATGAAAAAACTCAACATGAGAAGcaacaaaaaagagaaagaaatgaTGGGTATTTGTGAACTTGAAGAAGATAAGCTGTCCCAAATGGTCAGAGATTTTATTGAATTGGATTGTGAAACTTTTCAAGTTGATGAACTTGTTGATGATCATAATAATCCTACTACCTATCTTTCCTTAAAG gaTATTCTTGAGAATGTTAGTGATGCTGAAAGAGAGATTCTTGGGAAAATCTTGTTTTATTGGAGAAACATGGTTAATAATATGGAGCCTACAAAGTTAAGACAATGGATTGTGAATAGATTAAGAATGGATGAGTATGAAGCTTCTCTTTGTAAAACTTGTTGGATTACCTCTTCTGGGCGTCCTTCAG CATTTCAATTCACAGGTGATTATGAATACATAGATGTGATGATGAAAGAAATTAGCAATGGATCAGAAAGAGTGAGACTAATAGTGGATATTGATTTTAGGTCTCAGTTTGAGTTGGCAAGGCCTACACAAGAATACAAAGAGCTTTTAAATTCTCTTCCATCAATATTTGTGGGTACTGAGGACAAACTCAATGGCATTATCTCTTTACTTTGTTCAGCAGCCAAACAGTCCCTTAAAGAGAAAGGTCTACATGTTCCACCTTGGAGAAAAGCTAGCTACATGCATTCTAAATGGCTCTCACATAACTGCAAGAAAATTGCTTTGTTTACTCCAACTCTTCATATAGTTTGA
- the LOC129900473 gene encoding uncharacterized protein LOC129900473 isoform X2 yields MKKLNMRSNKKEKEMMGICELEEDKLSQMVRDFIELDCETFQVDELVDDHNNPTTYLSLKDILENVSDAEREILGKILFYWRNMVNNMEPTKLRQWIVNRLRMDEYEASLCKTCWITSSGRPSGDYEYIDVMMKEISNGSERVRLIVDIDFRSQFELARPTQEYKELLNSLPSIFVGTEDKLNGIISLLCSAAKQSLKEKGLHVPPWRKASYMHSKWLSHNCKKIALFTPTLHIV; encoded by the exons ATGAAAAAACTCAACATGAGAAGcaacaaaaaagagaaagaaatgaTGGGTATTTGTGAACTTGAAGAAGATAAGCTGTCCCAAATGGTCAGAGATTTTATTGAATTGGATTGTGAAACTTTTCAAGTTGATGAACTTGTTGATGATCATAATAATCCTACTACCTATCTTTCCTTAAAG gaTATTCTTGAGAATGTTAGTGATGCTGAAAGAGAGATTCTTGGGAAAATCTTGTTTTATTGGAGAAACATGGTTAATAATATGGAGCCTACAAAGTTAAGACAATGGATTGTGAATAGATTAAGAATGGATGAGTATGAAGCTTCTCTTTGTAAAACTTGTTGGATTACCTCTTCTGGGCGTCCTTCAG GTGATTATGAATACATAGATGTGATGATGAAAGAAATTAGCAATGGATCAGAAAGAGTGAGACTAATAGTGGATATTGATTTTAGGTCTCAGTTTGAGTTGGCAAGGCCTACACAAGAATACAAAGAGCTTTTAAATTCTCTTCCATCAATATTTGTGGGTACTGAGGACAAACTCAATGGCATTATCTCTTTACTTTGTTCAGCAGCCAAACAGTCCCTTAAAGAGAAAGGTCTACATGTTCCACCTTGGAGAAAAGCTAGCTACATGCATTCTAAATGGCTCTCACATAACTGCAAGAAAATTGCTTTGTTTACTCCAACTCTTCATATAGTTTGA